The window AAGGGACTTCGGCAACCACCGGGGTGTCTTCGAGGCCATCCAGCGCCAGCGTGACGCGGCTGCGGCTGCCCAGGTAGAGCTGGTCGGTGATGCGCGCCAGGTGCCGGTTGGGCATGCCTTCGGGGGCATTCAGGGTGACGGCTTCGGGGCGGCAGAACAGGCGCGCGCGGCCGCGCGGCGCGGCCTGGGCGGGGCACAGTTGCAGCGGCTGGCCGGCCAGGCGCAGCGAACCGTCGCCGGCATGCTCCAGCGGCAGCCAGTTGGCCTGGCCGACGAAGCCCGCGACGAAGGCGGTGGCCGGGGCGGCGTAGATGTCCTGCGGCGCGCCGGTCTGCTCGATGCGGCCATTCGACATCACCGCGATGCGATCGGCCATGGCCATGGCCTCGTCCTGGTCATGCGTGACCATCACCGTGGTGACGTTCAGCTTGCGCTGCAGCCGCCGCAGTTCCACGCGCAGGTGCTCGCGTACCTGCGCGTCGAGCGCCGACATCGGCTCATCGAGCAGCAGCAGGGACGGCGCCGGGGCCAGCGCGCGGGCCAGCGCCACGCGCTGCTGCTGGCCGCCGGACAGTTGCGCGGGGTACTTCTCTTCGCTGCCCGCCAGGCCGACCAGGGCCAGCATCTCGGCGACGCGCGCGCGCAGCCGGGCACGGTCGGTGTTGCGCGAATCCAGTCCATAGGCGACGTTCTGCGCCACCGTCAGGTTGGGAAAGAGGGCGTAGGACTGGAACACGATGCCGTAGTCGCGCTCGCGCGGCGGCGCTTGCGTGATGTCGCGGCCGCCGGCCAGGATCTGCCCGCCGTCGCAGTCCTCCAGGCCGGCCACGATGCGCAGCAGGGTCGTCTTGCCGCAGCCCGAAGGGCCGAGCAGGCAGACGAATTCACCTTGCGCCACGTCCAGCGAAACCCCGTCGAGCGCGGTGAAGGCGCCGAAGCGGCGCGAGATGCCGCGCACGGACAGGAAGGCGGGGCTGGCGGTGCCGGCTTGGGGGGCGTTGGGGGGCTGGGACATCGGCGCAAGCGTGGTGGTTGACGCCTTGCACTGTAGCCAGCCGACATGTAGGCACCGTGGCAGTTATCGCAAAAACGCCGATGCGGTCATTGCTGGTTTTGCGATGGGCCACCGCGGCGGGTGGCGGGCACGGGTGGCGCAAGCCCCGCCGGCGGGTGGCGGACGGCCGAGCCGATGGTCTATCGGGCGAACGTCCGCACCAGGGCCAGGAAGGCGGCGATCAGGCGCGCCTCGCGCCGGTCCTGCAGGCAATAGAGGTATTCGCTGAGTTCGGGCGTGGCGCCGGCGAAGGGGATCACGCGCAGCTCGGGATGGTCCGGTACCTCGTGGCGGGCGATCACGCTGACGCCGAGGTCGCGCAGGATGGCTTCGCGGATGGCCTCGCGGCTGCCGATCTCGAGCGTGGCGCGGGCGCTGACGCCGGCCTGCGCGAGCATGGTCTCGGTCATCGCGCGGGTGATCGAGCCCGCTTCGCGGACCAGCAGGCGGCAGTCCGCCAGCGCCTGCAGCGGCAGGCTGGCGCGGCCGGCCAGGGGGTGGCGGCGGTGTACCACCAGCACCAGCGGGTCGCGCGCCAGTTCGAGGCGCAGGAAGCGCGCGTCGTCGGCACGGTGCGACGACAGGGCCACGTCGACGCGGTACTCCTGCAGCGCCTCGAGCATCTGCACCGAATTGCCGGTCTCGATGCTGACCTCGATGCCCGGGTGGCTGCGGCAGAAGCGGTCGACGATGTCGAGCACGTAGTAGGGCGCGGTGGCGCCGATGCGCAGGTGGCCCGAGCCGAGGTCGCCGGAATTGCGCAGCATGAAGTCGATCTCGGTCTCCTGGCGCACCAGTTCGTCGACCAGGGGCATCAGGCGCACGCCGGCATCCGACAGGGCCAGGCGGCGCCCGCCGCGATGGAACAGCTCGACGCCGTAGGCCTCTTCCAGCGCGCGGACCTGCGAGGTGACGGTCGGCTGGCTCAGGCCGAGCTGCTTGGCCGCCAGCGTGATGCTGCCGAGGCGGGCGACCATGAAGAACGATTTGAGTTGGGCGACGAGCATCGGGGGTGGGCGGTGGGCGCGCCAGGCAGGGCCGGCGGTGCAGCGGCGCTCATTCTAGCCGAGCGGCCGAGCGCCGCGGCAACCGGCCGCCGGCCAGGCTCACAGCTGGGTGGTGTCGACGGCGATGCCCAGCTCGCCAGCCATGCGCTCGATCAGTGCCTGCAGGCGTTCCACCTTGTCGCTCAGCGCCTCGTGTTCGGCGCGCAGCGCGGCGAACTCGGCCATGGGGACGCCGCCGGCGGTGCCGGCGAGGGCATCGTCGTTCGCGCCGCGGCCGACGGCGTCCGCCGCCGCCATGGCGTCGATGGCGACCTCGCCGCACAGCAGGTGCGTCCAGCGGTGTTCGCGTTCCCCCGGCATGCGCGGCAGCTTGACCACGCGCGCCGGTTCGCCGTCGGCCAGTTCGTCGAGAAAGGCTTCGACCGAGGACGTGTCGGCGAAGCCATGCAGGCGGGCGGTATTCAAGCGCAGTTCGGCGGCCGTCTGCGGGCCGCGCAGCATCAGTACCGCGAGGATGGCGGCCGACTGGCTGGGAATACCGAGCACGCGGCCCATATTGTGTTCGAAGCGGGTCACGCGGCTGCTGCTGCCTTCCATGGCCAGGCTCAATTGCTTGAGGCCCTCGATGGCTTGCAGCACCTCGGTCTCGCTGACATTCATGACCGGCGCGCGCGCGGTCTTCTGGTTGCAGCCGGCGGTGAGCGCGTTCAGGGACAGCGGATAGGTGTCTGGCACGGTGTGCTGCTTCTCCAGCAGCACGGCCAGCACGCGTGCCTCCAGGGGCGTCAGCGGCCGCATGGCCGGGCGGGCGGTGGATGGGGCTTCGGTTTGCATGGTCGGTTCCGCGGGTTGCTCGCCTCGCCCGCAGCGCGCGCATGCCGCGCCGCGCTCCGGGAGAGGCATGTTGGAGCCGGCGGGCGCAGCGCCACGACTGCGCGGGGCCGGCCGGCGAGCGACATGATAGCCGCGATTGCCGGGCGCGGGCCTAAAGCGGCTCCCGGCGGCGCGAGAAGTAGCGCGCGGGAGAGTCGCCGAAGGCCTTGCGGAACATGGCGATGAAGTTGCTCGGAGTGGCGTAGCCGAGCGCTTCGGCCACGTCGTTGACGGCATCGCCGCCCGCCAGGCGTTCGAGCGCCAAGGTCAGGCGTGCCTGCTGGCGCCATTGCTGCAGGCTCATGCCGGTCTCGGCCAGGAACAGGCGCCGCAGCGTGCGCTCGGACAGCCCCGCCTCGCCGGCCAGCGACGCCAGCGTGCGCGCGTCGGCCGGCTGCGCCAGCAGCGCCGTGGCAACGCGCAGCAGCCTGCGGTCGGACGGCATCGGCAGGTGCAGCGGTTCGTGCGGCGCCAGGCGCATCTCGTCGAGCAGCACCGCCACCACCCGCTCCTGTTCCGGCAGCAGGTGCTCCGCCTGCGACCACGAGGTGGCCCGGCGCACCAGCGCGCGCAACAGCTCGCTGACGCCGAGCACGCGGGGCTCCGGCGGCAGTCCGCCGCTGGCGGCCGGCGTCAGCATCACGCCCCAGCCGCTCAGCGCGCCGCTGATGCTGACCTTGTGCTCGATGCCGGGCGGCAGCCAGCCGGCACGGTGCGGCGGCAGGATCCAGGAGCCGTGCCGGGTGCGCACGTGCACCAGCCCGTTCTCGATGCAGAAGAACTGGCCGCGCAGGTGCCGGTGCCAGCCGTATTCGCGCGTGCCGAGGCGGAACTCGCTCTGCGCGGCTTCCGAGCCCCAGAAGGCGACCAGCGCGGGGCCGTCGGCGCGGTCGCTCAGGTCGCGCAGGGCGAGGACGGTCTCGCTCTCCGCCGGCGTGGCCAGGAGCGTGGCCCGGAGCGGCTGGCGAGGCTTCCCGTGGTCACCGCCGCGCCGCTTGTCCGGAGCGCCGTGCGCCTTGGCATTGGTGTCGTCGGATGCCTGGACGGATGCCTGGTCCTGTCCTTTGCGGCCTGTCGTGCGTGGCATTTCCCGTGGCATCTCCTGCAGGGTGGGGATAGGCCGCCGCGCGAGGCTTTCCCCGGGTTGGCCGAATTGCATTAATTATCGTCCGAATATCGTTATCGCGGAAAGGCGCGGCCGGGCTACCTTTGTCGGCACGGCGCTGCGGCATGGGCCGCCGCCGGTCACAGGAAGAATCCACGATGAAGGGTCTACACGTTTCCATCATCGGCGCGGGCCTCGGCGGCCTGTGCCTGGCCCAGGGCCTGCAGCGCGCGGGCATCGCCTTCGACGTCTTCGAGCGCGATGCGCGGCCGGACAGCCGCGCCCAGGGCTACCGTATCCGCATCGATGCCGACGGGCAGCGCGCGCTGTCGGCGTGCCTGCCGCCCGGCCTGGACGTGCTGTTCCGGCACAGCTGTGCCGTCGCCGCCAGCGCGGGGAGTTTCTTCGACACCGGCTTGAGGCCGACGCGTGGCAGGCCGGCGCCCGGCTGGCGGCGCACGGTGGACGAGGCCGGCGCGCCTGCCGGTGGCGACCTCAGCGCGCACCGGCAGACGCTGCGCGAGATCCTGCTGTGCGGCATCGAGAGCCGGGTGCATTTCGGCAAGTCCTACCTGCGCCACGCGCCGATGGGGCAAGGCGGCCTGCGGGTGGCGTTCGACGATGGCACGGCGCTGGCCACCAGCGTGCTGGTCGGCGCGGATGGCGTGCATTCCCCGGTCCGCGCGCAACTGGCGCCGGCGGCCGCGCCGGAGGACACCGGCGCCGTCTGCTTCTACGGCCGCAGTGCCGCCATGCCAGCGCTGCGGCGCGATGCCGGCGCGGCCGGCGAGGCGTTGTGCCAGGGCACCTCGGTGATTTTCGCCGATGGCTTTGCCGCCATCCTCGACCCCATGCGTTTCCGCGAGCCGCTGCCGCAACTGGCCGCGCGCCTGGCACCGGGTTGCCGGCTCGGCGCGGTCGAGGACTACTTCTATTGGGCCGTGATCGGCCCGCGGGCGCGCGTCGGACCGGCCGATGCCGAAGCGACGCCGGCACGGCGCTTCGCGCAGGTGGCCGGACTGGTCGCCGACTGGCATCCGGCGCTGCGGACGGTGTTCGATCAGACCGACCCGCGCAGTATCGCCATGCTGCCCGTGCGCAGCGCGCGCCAGCCCGCCCTCTGGCCGGCCGGGGAGGCAACCCTGCTCGGTGACGCGGCGCATGCGATGTCGCCGGCTGGCGGAGTCGGAGCCAATACGGCGCTGCAGGATGCCGCGGAGCTCGCCGCATGCCTGGCTGCGGTGGCAGGTGGCTATCAAGCCCTGCCGGCGGCGCTGGGGCGGTACGAGGCGGGCATGCGCGAGCGCGCGGCGGCTGCGCTGGAGGCCTCGGCCGCGGCGGCGGCACGCCTCGCCGCTGCCATGGATGCCGCGGACGCGGCTTGAAGAAGCAGAAGGAGCAATGCCATGACCCAGGTATTCGAGCACGCCACACCGTTTACCGTTCACGATATCGCCGCGTTCCCGCTGGTCTGGACCCGGCGCGAGGCCGTCCGCCCGGGCTACGCCGCGCAGTGGGAGCGGGAGATGGACGAGCTGCTGCGGCAGCAGTTTCCCTTCGTGATCCTGATGCCGGAGCGCCAGGCCGAAGAGGAGCATGCGGACCGCAAGGTACGTGCGCTCTGGCTCAAGCGCAACAAGGAGGCGCTTGCCCGCCTCTGCAAGGCGGTGATCGCCGTCGAGCCGGATGCGCTCAAGCGCGTGGCCCTGAATGCACAGGCAGCGCTGGCGGTGAAGGCCTTCGGCGTACCGATGGCGATCGCGCCGTCGGCGCAGGCAGCGCAGGAACTGGCCAGGGAGCGGCTGGCCGGCTAGCCGCTCCGCCTGGCCGGCACACCGGCGCGGCCGCGGTCTACGCGGATGGCGAAGCCTGGCACGCCGACTGCCGGCAGCACCTATGCTGGTGGCAGTGGCTACGCCCACGTGAAGGAGAGACCGATGACGACGATCTGGACAGTGGTTGCGGACGGCAGCCGGGCACGGGTGTTCCAGAGCAACGGCCGTTCCCGCGATTTCGAGGAGATCCAGGATCTGCTGAATCCGCTCGGCAGGGCCCGCGACAGCCAGTTGCGGACCGATGCGCAGGGGCGCTTCGCTGGCAAGGGGGAGCCCTCGCATTCGATGTCGCCGCGTACCGATCCGGCGGCCAAGGAACATGAACTGTTCGCGCGCTGGCTTGGGCGCTTCCTCGACGAGGCGCGCATGGCCCGCCGCTTCGACAAGCTGCGGCTGGCGGCCGCGCCGCGTTTCCTGGGGCGCCTGCGTGTGCACCTGGGCAAGCAGGTGCGCGGCATGGTGATGGAGGAGATTCCCGGCGGACTGTGCAAGCTGGCCGCACCCGAGGTGCGCAGCCGCCTGGCCAGGCGCTGACCGGTGCCGCGCGCCCCGCCGGGGGCGCGTTCCGGTGGCCTGCCTGCACGCGCTGGGCCGTGAGCGCCGTGAGCGCCGTGAGCGCGGCGGCGCCGGTGCTAGTAGGCGCGCTCGCCGATGGGGGCGGGGGCCTGGCTGGCGCTGGCAGGCATCGGCCTGGTCGCGGCGTCGAGCTTTGCCACCGCGGCGACGACGGCCGCGCGCGCTTGCGCATCCAGCGTCAGGCCGATGTGCCCGCTGCCTGGCACCAGCGTGACGGGGATGTCGGGCCGTCCGGCTTCGGCGAAGACCTGGGCGAAGCGGGCGGCCAGGAAGACCTCGTCGTCCACGCCGGCCAGCACCGCGGCCGGTTCGCGGATGGCGCGGATATCGTCCTGGTAGGCTTCGTCGGGCTGGAAATTCGTCACCAGGGCATAGGAATAGGTGCCGACCAGCCCGGCAGCGGATGCATTGCCGACGGCGAAGGCCACCACCGGCAAGTGGTTGTAGCGCGTGACGCCGATGCGGTTGAGCAGGGTCAGCGCGACCACGCGCGGCACGCCGACCGCCACCCAGCCGCCGGCATTGGGCCGGAAGCTGGCGGCGCGGCGGCTGGTGTAGGGGGCCAGGAACAGGTAATTGTCGAACAGCGCCTGGCGCGCTCCGCCGGCCACGCGGATGGCAAAGCCGCCGCCCGAGGAGAAGCCCGCCAGCGTGCTCGGGCGCGGCGGGCGCACGCTGCCCGTGAAGTCCTGCAGGTCGTCGTCGAGCTGGCCGATGTAGGCGATGTCACCGTGCGGGCCCGAGTCGCCGTGGCCGCGGATATCCAGTGCGTAGACGGCGAAGCCCGCTCCGGCGAGGCTTTGCGCCAGCGGATGCACGCTCTGGCTGTTGGCCGATGAGCCGTGCACCAGCACCACGCTGCCGCGCGCGGCAGCGCCGCCCGCCGGCGCATAGCGGCGGTAGGCCAGTTGCGTGCCGTCGCGCGCCGCATAGTGCGACAGCGGCGGCAGCGCGCTGTAATCGACATTGCGGAAAGGGTTGCTGATGCTCAGCATCGGCTGCGGCCGCGTGGGGCCGCCGAAGGCGATGGCGGCCGCCAGCGCGACGAGCAGCAGCACGGCGCAGGCCGCGCAGGCCGAGAGGACGGTTCGCAGGTTCACAGGTGGCTTCTTGGTCCAGTTGCTGCGTCTGACAAGCGAAGAACGGCCGCGGAGAACGGCGGGCGAACAACGGCGCACGAACAACGGCGCACGAACAACGTGGCCTGCAGCCAGCTGCACGCGCAGGCCAGCCTCGGACACTAGGCGCTTTCGCTCGTTCAGGCAATAGGTGCCTGCCCGGGCGGCTGGTCCATTGCGTCAGAGAAGGCGCACCGGAGCGGCGCCGCCTCCAGGTCGCAGGCCAGGTGCAACGCACAGCCATGGCACGGCCATGGCGGGCCTTTGCAACGACGCATACGGACGGCCCGGAGGCGCGGTCCGATCGGGGGTGCCTTTCGAATGCGCCGTGGACTAGAATCCTGGGTCCGGCGCCAATCCCGGCCGCGGCGGCATCCGGCCACCGGCCACTGCGCGCCCGGCTTCAACCCAGGCATCGAACGTGACCCTCCGCAGCTTCCAAGGCAAGACCCCGCAACTCGGCGACCGTGTGTTCGTCGACGCCAGCGCCGTCGTGATCGGCGACGTCGAGATCGGCAGCGACAGTTCCGTGTGGCCGCTGGTGACGATCCGCGGCGACATGCACCGCATCCGCATCGGCGCACGTACCAGCATCCAGGATGGCAGCGTCCTGCATATCACCCACGCCGGCCCGTTCAACGCGGACGGCTTTCCGCTCACCATCGGCGACGAGGTGACCGTGGGCCACAAGGTACTGCTGCATGGCTGCACCATCGGCAGCCGCATCCTGGTGGGCATGGGTTCCATCGTGATGGACGGCGCCGTGATCGAGGACGAGGTCATCCTCGGCGCCGGCAGCGTGGTGCCGCCCGGCAAGGTGCTGGCGAGCGGACATCTCTACGTCGGCAGTCCCGCCCGCCAGGTACGCGCGCTGACCGACAAGGAGCGCAGCTTCTTCAGCTATACCGCGGGCAACTACGTGAAGCTGCAGGCGCAGCACCGGGCCGAAGCAGACCAGGCCTGAGGCCGGGCGGCGCCGTGGGTGCCGCCCGGGTATCGCCGTGCTCAGAACTTGTGGCGGATGCCGACTACCGCGCCGACCTGGTTGCGCTTGGCCGTGCCGTCGATGAAGGGGGCCGGCGCGCCATACAGGCTGTCGCCGCCGTTGACACCGAGGTTGGAGGCGACGCCCTGGCCGGCGTCGGCGCGGTTCCAGGCGAGCGCGACGTTCACGTAGGCATCGGTGCGCTTGGACAGCGCATAGTCCGCCGAGGCGACGAAGAGCCAGGGGTCGGCGCGCGTGTCGCGGAAGTCCTGGTAGTAGGCCGCGCCCTTCAGCGACAGCGCCGGCGTGGCTTGCAGGCCCAGGCCCGCCCACCACAAGTTGGCGCGCGAGTGGGGTGTCCCGGCCTGCAGCATGGCCCAGCGGTAGCCTGCGAAAGCCTTGACCGGGCCGATGGCGTAGCTGCCGGCGATTGCGGCGCGCTGTACCTTGACGTCGCGGCCGAGCGATTTATCGGTGGACGGCAAGCGCTGGTCGTAGATGGCGCCGACGCTGAACGGCCCGTCGGCGTAGCCGAGGCCGAAGGCATACTCACGGCCCAGGCGCGAGTCGCCCGGGCGCTCGCCCTCGTCGCCGTAGCCGAAGCTATACAGGGCCGATGCCGTCAGGCCGCCGAAGCTGCCGGTGTACTTGATGGCGTTATTGGCGCGGCCGGCCATGCCGCGATCCTGCGACAGCATGGAATAGCGCGCCGACAGCGCCATCGGGTCGTAGGTGATGCCGAAATCGTAGACCGGCGTCTGCTGGCGTCCCAGCGTCAGGCTGCCGAACTCGCCCTGCAGGCCGACCAGGGCCTGGCGGTCGAACAGGCGCGAGCCACCGCTGGTGCTGCCGGTATCGAGGTGGAAGCCGCTCT of the Cupriavidus malaysiensis genome contains:
- a CDS encoding putative 2-aminoethylphosphonate ABC transporter ATP-binding protein — protein: MSQPPNAPQAGTASPAFLSVRGISRRFGAFTALDGVSLDVAQGEFVCLLGPSGCGKTTLLRIVAGLEDCDGGQILAGGRDITQAPPRERDYGIVFQSYALFPNLTVAQNVAYGLDSRNTDRARLRARVAEMLALVGLAGSEEKYPAQLSGGQQQRVALARALAPAPSLLLLDEPMSALDAQVREHLRVELRRLQRKLNVTTVMVTHDQDEAMAMADRIAVMSNGRIEQTGAPQDIYAAPATAFVAGFVGQANWLPLEHAGDGSLRLAGQPLQLCPAQAAPRGRARLFCRPEAVTLNAPEGMPNRHLARITDQLYLGSRSRVTLALDGLEDTPVVAEVPSAALPAGGGKLWIALQRDGLRVYA
- a CDS encoding LysR family transcriptional regulator gives rise to the protein MLVAQLKSFFMVARLGSITLAAKQLGLSQPTVTSQVRALEEAYGVELFHRGGRRLALSDAGVRLMPLVDELVRQETEIDFMLRNSGDLGSGHLRIGATAPYYVLDIVDRFCRSHPGIEVSIETGNSVQMLEALQEYRVDVALSSHRADDARFLRLELARDPLVLVVHRRHPLAGRASLPLQALADCRLLVREAGSITRAMTETMLAQAGVSARATLEIGSREAIREAILRDLGVSVIARHEVPDHPELRVIPFAGATPELSEYLYCLQDRREARLIAAFLALVRTFAR
- a CDS encoding YceH family protein; the encoded protein is MQTEAPSTARPAMRPLTPLEARVLAVLLEKQHTVPDTYPLSLNALTAGCNQKTARAPVMNVSETEVLQAIEGLKQLSLAMEGSSSRVTRFEHNMGRVLGIPSQSAAILAVLMLRGPQTAAELRLNTARLHGFADTSSVEAFLDELADGEPARVVKLPRMPGEREHRWTHLLCGEVAIDAMAAADAVGRGANDDALAGTAGGVPMAEFAALRAEHEALSDKVERLQALIERMAGELGIAVDTTQL
- a CDS encoding AraC family transcriptional regulator — its product is MPRTTGRKGQDQASVQASDDTNAKAHGAPDKRRGGDHGKPRQPLRATLLATPAESETVLALRDLSDRADGPALVAFWGSEAAQSEFRLGTREYGWHRHLRGQFFCIENGLVHVRTRHGSWILPPHRAGWLPPGIEHKVSISGALSGWGVMLTPAASGGLPPEPRVLGVSELLRALVRRATSWSQAEHLLPEQERVVAVLLDEMRLAPHEPLHLPMPSDRRLLRVATALLAQPADARTLASLAGEAGLSERTLRRLFLAETGMSLQQWRQQARLTLALERLAGGDAVNDVAEALGYATPSNFIAMFRKAFGDSPARYFSRRREPL
- a CDS encoding FAD-dependent oxidoreductase, whose amino-acid sequence is MKGLHVSIIGAGLGGLCLAQGLQRAGIAFDVFERDARPDSRAQGYRIRIDADGQRALSACLPPGLDVLFRHSCAVAASAGSFFDTGLRPTRGRPAPGWRRTVDEAGAPAGGDLSAHRQTLREILLCGIESRVHFGKSYLRHAPMGQGGLRVAFDDGTALATSVLVGADGVHSPVRAQLAPAAAPEDTGAVCFYGRSAAMPALRRDAGAAGEALCQGTSVIFADGFAAILDPMRFREPLPQLAARLAPGCRLGAVEDYFYWAVIGPRARVGPADAEATPARRFAQVAGLVADWHPALRTVFDQTDPRSIAMLPVRSARQPALWPAGEATLLGDAAHAMSPAGGVGANTALQDAAELAACLAAVAGGYQALPAALGRYEAGMRERAAAALEASAAAAARLAAAMDAADAA
- a CDS encoding host attachment protein, whose protein sequence is MTTIWTVVADGSRARVFQSNGRSRDFEEIQDLLNPLGRARDSQLRTDAQGRFAGKGEPSHSMSPRTDPAAKEHELFARWLGRFLDEARMARRFDKLRLAAAPRFLGRLRVHLGKQVRGMVMEEIPGGLCKLAAPEVRSRLARR
- a CDS encoding alpha/beta hydrolase, whose product is MNLRTVLSACAACAVLLLVALAAAIAFGGPTRPQPMLSISNPFRNVDYSALPPLSHYAARDGTQLAYRRYAPAGGAAARGSVVLVHGSSANSQSVHPLAQSLAGAGFAVYALDIRGHGDSGPHGDIAYIGQLDDDLQDFTGSVRPPRPSTLAGFSSGGGFAIRVAGGARQALFDNYLFLAPYTSRRAASFRPNAGGWVAVGVPRVVALTLLNRIGVTRYNHLPVVAFAVGNASAAGLVGTYSYALVTNFQPDEAYQDDIRAIREPAAVLAGVDDEVFLAARFAQVFAEAGRPDIPVTLVPGSGHIGLTLDAQARAAVVAAVAKLDAATRPMPASASQAPAPIGERAY
- a CDS encoding gamma carbonic anhydrase family protein codes for the protein MTLRSFQGKTPQLGDRVFVDASAVVIGDVEIGSDSSVWPLVTIRGDMHRIRIGARTSIQDGSVLHITHAGPFNADGFPLTIGDEVTVGHKVLLHGCTIGSRILVGMGSIVMDGAVIEDEVILGAGSVVPPGKVLASGHLYVGSPARQVRALTDKERSFFSYTAGNYVKLQAQHRAEADQA
- a CDS encoding porin, encoding MKLRLIAASAALLASGTLHAQSSVTLYGVADVGIEALNRASQGHAPGADGRTVRMSSGNLSGSRWGLRGVEDLGQGLKAVFTLESGFHLDTGSTSGGSRLFDRQALVGLQGEFGSLTLGRQQTPVYDFGITYDPMALSARYSMLSQDRGMAGRANNAIKYTGSFGGLTASALYSFGYGDEGERPGDSRLGREYAFGLGYADGPFSVGAIYDQRLPSTDKSLGRDVKVQRAAIAGSYAIGPVKAFAGYRWAMLQAGTPHSRANLWWAGLGLQATPALSLKGAAYYQDFRDTRADPWLFVASADYALSKRTDAYVNVALAWNRADAGQGVASNLGVNGGDSLYGAPAPFIDGTAKRNQVGAVVGIRHKF